One window of Labilithrix sp. genomic DNA carries:
- a CDS encoding diguanylate cyclase: MERSTEEQVLGASPREGGLRDQTPTGVLLFLTLGLLLSLLALSISRGAYLRAVDQVTRSTEVKLTIAEARIAVDEARPDRAKEAFKRLHDLTADDARQQARADALRYDEANVRAVRIQLDVMRGDEDAALAVLEADARSKRNVEGMVLLFCTFFALAFAAAAYFVIQSGRQDMKRQNALLGSILDSIGDAVAAVDRDGKCVVVNAEFRRMFGVGFGQGQIGIDEAIRNGVRRVDGTPFDFGDGPFGRALRGEALDNLEVTLPSDGKERVHLSATSRPVRNERREVLAGVVVFRDVTRERNDLELLALQAAELQVQSLSDELTGLYNRRGFTVLSNQYARTAIRANRPFAILFCDLNGLKTINDTYGHEAGDDAIQRMAAVLKATFRESDIVARLGGDEYVALVDGADESSIATVLDRLRAEMDKDAKQHDTPYRLHSSTGAAFQPAGGKATIDELLTLADERMYSEKKTAKESRDGKAREEEKRAAALREAKLKEAQARLKHAQAVTRTAAHPPPSSARIPRPTPRAKA; this comes from the coding sequence TTGGAACGGTCGACCGAAGAACAGGTGCTCGGCGCGAGCCCGCGCGAAGGTGGCCTTCGCGACCAGACCCCGACCGGCGTTCTCCTCTTCCTCACGCTCGGGCTCCTCCTCTCTCTCCTCGCGCTCAGCATCTCGCGCGGCGCGTACCTCCGCGCGGTCGATCAGGTCACGCGCTCGACGGAGGTGAAGCTCACGATCGCGGAGGCGCGCATCGCGGTCGACGAGGCGCGGCCCGATCGCGCGAAGGAGGCGTTCAAGCGGCTCCACGATCTCACGGCGGACGACGCGCGGCAGCAGGCGCGCGCGGACGCGCTCCGCTACGACGAGGCGAACGTCCGCGCGGTGCGCATCCAGCTCGACGTGATGAGGGGCGACGAGGACGCCGCGCTCGCGGTGCTCGAGGCGGACGCGCGGAGCAAGCGCAACGTCGAGGGGATGGTGCTGCTCTTCTGCACCTTCTTCGCGCTCGCCTTCGCGGCGGCGGCCTACTTCGTCATCCAGAGCGGACGGCAGGACATGAAGCGCCAGAACGCGCTCCTCGGCTCGATCCTCGACAGCATCGGCGACGCGGTCGCGGCGGTCGACCGCGACGGCAAGTGCGTCGTCGTGAACGCGGAGTTCCGGCGCATGTTCGGGGTCGGCTTCGGGCAGGGACAGATCGGGATCGACGAGGCGATCCGGAACGGCGTCCGCCGCGTCGACGGCACGCCGTTCGACTTCGGCGACGGCCCGTTCGGCCGCGCGCTCCGCGGCGAGGCGCTCGACAACCTCGAGGTGACGCTCCCCTCCGACGGGAAGGAGCGCGTCCATCTCAGCGCGACCAGCCGCCCGGTGCGCAACGAGCGGCGCGAGGTCCTCGCCGGCGTCGTCGTCTTCCGCGACGTGACGCGCGAGCGAAACGACCTCGAGCTCCTCGCGCTGCAAGCGGCCGAGCTCCAGGTGCAATCGCTCAGCGACGAGCTCACCGGCCTCTACAACCGTCGCGGCTTCACCGTCCTCTCGAACCAGTACGCCCGCACCGCGATCCGCGCGAACCGTCCCTTCGCGATCCTGTTCTGCGACCTCAACGGCCTGAAGACGATCAACGACACGTACGGCCACGAGGCGGGCGACGACGCGATCCAGCGCATGGCCGCGGTGTTGAAGGCGACGTTCCGCGAGTCGGACATCGTCGCGCGCCTCGGCGGCGACGAGTACGTCGCGCTCGTCGACGGCGCGGACGAGTCTTCGATCGCGACCGTCCTCGACCGCCTCCGCGCCGAGATGGACAAGGACGCGAAGCAACACGACACGCCGTATCGTCTTCACAGCAGCACCGGCGCCGCGTTCCAGCCCGCCGGCGGCAAGGCGACGATCGACGAGCTCCTCACCCTCGCCGACGAGCGCATGTACTCGGAGAAGAAGACGGCGAAGGAGTCCCGCGACGGCAAGGCCCGCGAAGAGGAGAAGCGAGCCGCCGCCCTCCGCGAAGCCAAGCTGAAGGAGGCCCAAGCCCGCCTCAAGCACGCCCAGGCAGTAACCCGCACCGCCGCGCACCCACCCCCCTCCTCGGCCCGCATCCCCCGCCCGACCCCCCGCGCAAAGGCGTGA
- a CDS encoding GNAT family N-acetyltransferase, producing the protein MLAWWDAFGDAGGRRLCTIAFYEGSRLVGLAPLLARPFVHPPRLRFRRLESLASGEDEADETCSEHLGLIAARGAEGAVVSAFARTLRDGRFGAWDELVIPGMNDESALTERLASELEARRLFVAVEERAIAPWIPLPRTWDEYLAQLDPPRRERLTRWLDALERWGAPALVRARTAEELAEARRVLEALHRAHHPGGGVYASARFRRFHERVMPELLALGALDAGWLSVRGEPIAAFYNLRWNGRAWHYQSGHARGVPEDVRVGVTLQALLVRAAIEDGLREYDFLAGVLDYKTALSLERRRLVTLRAARPSLVESGRRLTSLLRRVGKGMRHRSESR; encoded by the coding sequence ATGCTCGCGTGGTGGGACGCGTTCGGCGACGCCGGCGGCCGCCGCCTCTGCACGATCGCGTTCTACGAAGGCAGCCGCCTCGTCGGGCTCGCGCCGCTGCTCGCGCGGCCGTTCGTCCATCCCCCGCGCCTCCGCTTCCGCCGCCTCGAGTCCCTCGCGTCGGGCGAGGACGAAGCCGACGAGACGTGCTCGGAGCACCTCGGCCTCATCGCCGCGCGCGGCGCGGAGGGCGCGGTGGTGTCCGCCTTCGCGCGCACGCTCCGCGACGGCCGCTTCGGAGCGTGGGACGAGCTGGTGATCCCGGGCATGAACGACGAGAGCGCGCTCACGGAGCGACTCGCGTCCGAGCTCGAGGCGCGGCGCCTCTTCGTCGCGGTGGAGGAGCGCGCGATCGCGCCGTGGATCCCGCTCCCGCGCACGTGGGACGAGTACCTCGCGCAGCTCGACCCGCCGCGCCGCGAGCGCCTCACGCGCTGGCTCGACGCGCTCGAGCGCTGGGGCGCGCCGGCGCTCGTGCGCGCGCGCACGGCGGAGGAGCTCGCGGAGGCGCGCCGCGTCCTCGAGGCGCTCCATCGCGCGCACCACCCCGGCGGCGGCGTGTACGCGTCCGCCCGCTTCCGCCGCTTCCACGAGCGCGTGATGCCGGAGCTCCTCGCCCTCGGCGCGCTCGACGCCGGGTGGCTCTCCGTCCGCGGCGAGCCAATCGCTGCGTTCTACAACCTTCGCTGGAACGGCCGCGCGTGGCACTACCAGAGCGGGCACGCGCGCGGCGTCCCGGAGGACGTCCGCGTCGGGGTGACGCTGCAGGCGCTCCTCGTCCGCGCCGCGATCGAGGACGGCCTGCGCGAGTACGACTTCCTCGCCGGCGTCCTCGACTACAAGACGGCGCTCTCGCTCGAGCGGCGCCGCCTCGTGACGCTGCGCGCGGCGCGCCCTTCCCTCGTCGAGTCGGGGCGCCGGCTGACGTCGCTCCTCCGCCGCGTCGGCAAGGGGATGCGGCATCGCTCCGAGAGCCGCTAG
- a CDS encoding deoxynucleoside kinase yields MKRYVAVAGTIGSGKSSLVAWLVKRYGLVPYYEPNDENPYLADFYRDMKTWAFHSQMFFLAHKLALHQELLASTAPAVIDRTIYEDAEIFARSLKDQRYLSARDWKVYEKLYEGIKRTLPPPDVLIAVTCSLATSKKRIARRGREMEQAIPTPYLRRLHRLYSAWFDGYDLGPIVRIDTTDLDYVENLVDLIELQQTLDRVLLV; encoded by the coding sequence GTGAAGCGCTACGTCGCGGTGGCGGGGACGATCGGATCGGGCAAGAGCTCGCTCGTGGCGTGGCTCGTGAAGCGGTACGGCCTCGTCCCATACTACGAGCCCAACGACGAGAACCCGTACCTCGCCGACTTCTATCGCGACATGAAGACCTGGGCCTTCCACTCCCAGATGTTCTTCCTCGCGCACAAGCTCGCGCTCCATCAGGAGCTCCTCGCGAGCACGGCGCCCGCCGTGATCGACCGCACGATCTACGAGGACGCGGAGATCTTCGCGCGCAGCCTCAAGGACCAGCGCTACCTGAGCGCCCGCGACTGGAAGGTCTACGAGAAGCTCTACGAGGGCATCAAGCGGACGCTCCCGCCGCCCGACGTGCTCATCGCCGTCACCTGCAGCCTCGCGACGTCGAAGAAGCGCATCGCCCGCCGCGGCCGCGAGATGGAGCAGGCGATCCCGACGCCCTACCTCCGCCGCCTCCACCGTCTCTACAGCGCGTGGTTCGACGGCTACGACCTCGGCCCGATCGTCCGCATCGACACCACCGACCTCGACTACGTCGAGAACCTCGTCGACCTGATCGAGCTCCAGCAGACCCTCGACCGCGTGCTCCTCGTCTGA
- a CDS encoding TIGR01459 family HAD-type hydrolase, which translates to MPTRASGLRELAPRFDAFFVDVWGVLHHGDGPFDGVVGALEGLAAAGREVVLLTNTSRLGNAVAATLGGMGIDRALFHDVVTAGDVTRAALALRAPPLPRAPRCYHYGAASFVPWLFALDLAFTDDVADADLVVATGAVADDAELDAARAHLASAAARKVPLVCTNPDRVIPTAGGPKLGPGAVAHAYAELGGPIFLYGKPYAPIYAEARRRIDATRILALGDTLETDVRGARDAGLPSALVARSGVHAGVAPSALDALFEREHVTPDFVLDRFVW; encoded by the coding sequence ATGCCGACTCGTGCCTCCGGTCTCCGTGAGCTCGCGCCGAGGTTCGATGCGTTCTTCGTGGACGTCTGGGGCGTCCTTCATCATGGCGACGGGCCCTTCGACGGGGTCGTCGGCGCGCTCGAAGGGCTCGCCGCGGCGGGGCGCGAGGTCGTCCTCCTCACCAACACGTCGCGGCTCGGTAACGCGGTCGCGGCGACGCTCGGCGGGATGGGGATCGATCGCGCGCTCTTCCACGACGTCGTCACCGCCGGCGACGTGACGCGCGCCGCGCTCGCCCTCCGCGCGCCGCCGCTGCCGCGCGCGCCGCGCTGCTATCACTACGGCGCAGCGTCGTTCGTGCCGTGGCTCTTCGCGCTCGATCTCGCCTTCACCGACGACGTCGCCGACGCCGACCTCGTCGTCGCGACTGGCGCGGTGGCGGACGACGCCGAGCTCGACGCCGCGCGCGCGCACCTCGCGAGCGCCGCCGCGCGCAAGGTGCCGCTCGTGTGCACGAACCCCGATCGCGTGATCCCGACCGCCGGCGGTCCGAAGCTCGGGCCCGGCGCGGTCGCGCACGCCTACGCCGAGCTCGGCGGCCCGATCTTCCTCTACGGCAAGCCGTACGCGCCGATCTACGCCGAGGCGCGGCGGCGGATCGACGCGACGCGCATCCTCGCGCTCGGCGACACGCTCGAGACCGACGTCCGCGGCGCCCGCGACGCCGGGCTCCCCTCCGCCCTCGTCGCGCGCTCCGGCGTGCACGCCGGCGTGGCCCCCTCCGCCCTCGACGCCCTCTTCGAGCGCGAGCACGTCACCCCCGACTTCGTCCTCGACCGATTCGTTTGGTAG
- a CDS encoding glutathione S-transferase family protein, which yields MSIVLHHHPYSRAAGVVWALEEVGEPYELRWVDIMKGEQKSADYVALNGMGKVPVLVDGDAVVTECAAIDLYLADRYAYGRLSPKMDDPARGTYLRWSFFAPSVVEPGVTAKMGGWQLKDSQVGWGTYDAMLAAMEKAVTGRDFLLGSTFSMADVIFGGTVRYMLMTKMLDARPAFTAYVERLDARPALKRADEKNAAIAKEHGLGQ from the coding sequence ATGTCCATCGTCCTCCATCACCATCCGTACTCGCGCGCGGCCGGCGTCGTCTGGGCGCTCGAAGAGGTCGGCGAGCCGTACGAGCTTCGCTGGGTCGACATCATGAAAGGCGAGCAGAAGTCCGCCGACTACGTCGCGCTCAACGGGATGGGCAAGGTGCCCGTCCTCGTCGACGGCGACGCCGTCGTCACCGAGTGCGCCGCGATCGACCTCTACCTCGCGGACAGGTACGCGTACGGCCGCCTGTCGCCGAAGATGGACGACCCCGCGCGCGGGACGTACCTCCGCTGGTCGTTCTTCGCGCCCTCCGTCGTCGAGCCCGGCGTGACGGCGAAGATGGGCGGCTGGCAGCTCAAGGACAGCCAGGTCGGCTGGGGCACGTACGACGCGATGCTCGCGGCGATGGAGAAGGCGGTCACCGGTCGCGACTTCCTCCTCGGCTCCACCTTCTCGATGGCCGACGTCATCTTCGGCGGCACCGTCCGCTACATGCTCATGACGAAGATGCTCGACGCGCGCCCCGCCTTCACCGCGTACGTCGAGCGCCTCGACGCGCGCCCCGCGCTGAAGCGCGCGGACGAGAAGAACGCCGCGATCGCGAAGGAGCACGGCTTGGGTCAGTGA
- a CDS encoding DUF3105 domain-containing protein, whose translation MECRRVAVVVALGVLALVAASCDEHLPARLDRPGAAPPDAGGVDADPPVDAGADAPVDAADDVLVVPLDGGPCNVRVDAPPITGANHVAVGTPIVYASNPPSSGEHYGAWANFQEYSREIDDGYLVHSMEHGAVVLFYECDDDASAACADMVTQLRAVRAAVPTDPSCSEAIRVRVIIAPRSSNDVPVAAAAWGHTYRADCVDPLTLGAFIQAHYAKAPEDFCFAGSVF comes from the coding sequence ATGGAGTGTCGTCGCGTCGCGGTCGTCGTCGCCCTTGGCGTGCTCGCGCTCGTCGCGGCGTCGTGCGACGAGCATCTTCCGGCGCGCCTCGACCGGCCCGGCGCCGCGCCACCGGACGCGGGCGGCGTCGACGCGGATCCCCCGGTCGACGCCGGCGCCGACGCGCCGGTCGACGCGGCGGACGACGTCCTCGTGGTGCCGCTCGACGGCGGGCCGTGCAACGTCCGCGTCGACGCGCCGCCGATCACGGGCGCGAACCACGTCGCCGTGGGGACGCCGATCGTGTACGCGTCGAACCCGCCTTCGAGCGGCGAGCACTACGGGGCGTGGGCGAACTTCCAGGAGTATAGCCGCGAGATCGACGACGGCTACCTCGTCCACAGCATGGAGCACGGCGCGGTGGTCCTCTTCTACGAGTGCGACGACGACGCGAGCGCGGCCTGCGCCGACATGGTCACGCAGCTCCGCGCCGTCCGCGCCGCGGTGCCGACCGATCCGTCGTGCAGCGAGGCGATCCGCGTCCGCGTGATCATCGCGCCGCGCTCGTCGAACGACGTCCCCGTCGCCGCCGCCGCGTGGGGCCACACCTACCGCGCCGACTGCGTCGACCCCCTCACGCTCGGCGCCTTCATCCAGGCTCACTACGCGAAGGCCCCCGAGGACTTCTGCTTCGCGGGCAGCGTGTTCTAG
- a CDS encoding trypsin-like serine protease, whose protein sequence is MWTCLLPLALAGSACVADDGDADADGADEGAIANGTREEGRVPVASYGTVCTATFVSRARCLITAAHCSGGSLQMGPDVNVGLSDPRLKTTFSARSLSLRDSTPLPRYAGGSFDWSPADDIKILWASASASPGPRTVDHRSDYRPIPLDFSTPVRNDPYTIHGYGFNVCDETGDGVLRYGFFRGGNVTNSTGGAIPGVRVASTPTLLRLSGSNGRYGICQGDSGASVRSNLGVRGVIGWSLNGSNDGYATTLAPYRPWFERNVLGAGARFCNPSWPVVVRGPGAVDLAIEGGVVARHRTTGGDVNPWDANAIESAGATGLAATNGAAVRVRGNDPLAPVRLRVTTRANVTWPAGQCVESTSTTCTVTLDPTVEDRTELTFAAAP, encoded by the coding sequence ATGTGGACGTGCCTTCTTCCTCTCGCCCTCGCGGGCAGCGCCTGCGTGGCGGACGACGGCGACGCCGACGCCGACGGCGCGGACGAAGGCGCGATCGCGAACGGGACGCGCGAAGAGGGGCGCGTGCCCGTCGCGTCGTACGGCACCGTGTGCACGGCGACGTTCGTCTCGCGCGCGCGCTGCCTCATCACGGCGGCGCACTGCAGCGGCGGGTCGCTCCAGATGGGGCCGGACGTGAACGTCGGGCTCTCCGACCCGCGCCTCAAGACGACGTTCAGCGCGCGCAGCCTCTCGCTCCGCGACTCGACCCCGCTCCCGCGCTACGCCGGCGGCTCCTTCGACTGGAGCCCCGCCGACGACATCAAGATCCTCTGGGCGTCGGCCTCCGCGAGCCCCGGTCCGCGCACGGTCGATCACCGGAGCGACTACAGGCCGATCCCGCTCGACTTCTCCACCCCCGTGCGGAACGACCCGTACACGATCCACGGCTACGGCTTCAACGTGTGCGACGAGACCGGCGACGGCGTCCTCCGCTACGGCTTCTTCCGCGGCGGCAACGTCACGAACTCCACCGGCGGCGCGATCCCCGGCGTGCGCGTCGCGAGCACGCCGACGCTCCTTCGCCTCAGCGGGAGCAACGGCCGCTACGGGATCTGCCAGGGCGACAGCGGCGCGTCGGTGCGCTCGAACCTCGGCGTCCGCGGCGTCATCGGCTGGAGCCTCAACGGCTCGAACGACGGCTACGCCACGACCCTCGCGCCCTACCGCCCGTGGTTCGAGCGCAACGTGCTCGGCGCGGGGGCGCGCTTCTGCAACCCGAGCTGGCCCGTCGTCGTGCGAGGGCCCGGCGCGGTCGACCTCGCGATCGAGGGCGGCGTGGTCGCGCGCCACCGCACGACCGGCGGCGACGTGAACCCGTGGGACGCGAACGCGATCGAGTCCGCGGGCGCGACCGGCCTCGCGGCGACGAACGGCGCGGCGGTGCGCGTGCGCGGCAACGATCCGCTCGCGCCGGTGCGCCTCCGCGTCACGACGCGCGCGAACGTGACGTGGCCCGCCGGCCAGTGCGTCGAGTCGACGAGCACGACCTGCACGGTGACGCTCGATCCCACCGTCGAGGACCGCACGGAGCTCACGTTCGCGGCGGCGCCCTGA
- a CDS encoding NAD(P)/FAD-dependent oxidoreductase yields MGQRHTRGNDDAVVVGSGPNGLAAAIVLARAGVRVRVLEAEPTIGGGTRTAALTEPGYRHDVCSAVHPFAVLSPFFATLPLAEHGLRWAQPPIAVAHPLDDGGAGALFASVDETARALGGDGAAYRIVIRPLARDLRALAGDVLAPVLHVPRHPLKLARFGLRAALSARMLARGAFEGARARALFAGLAAHSFLPLDAPFTASFALLLAASAHACGWPFARGGSQRIAEALVSVLRTHGGEVTGGVRVRDLDSLAARAVLFDTSPAILEQVAAARLPERYRARLRRWERGPGAFKIDYALRAPVPWRAEECRRAGTVHVGGTFEEIAAAEAAVTRGEHPERPFVLVAQPSLFDDTRAPPERHTLWAYCHVPNGSTLDMREAIEAQIERFAPGFRDVVLARAVLGPRELEAHDANFAGGDISGGLGSLFFRPVPACDPYSTPARGIYLCSSSTPPGAGVHGMCGYHAARSALRRELRAPPRT; encoded by the coding sequence ATGGGTCAGCGCCACACTCGCGGTAACGACGACGCGGTCGTGGTCGGCAGTGGGCCGAACGGCCTCGCTGCCGCGATCGTGCTCGCCCGCGCGGGCGTCCGCGTCCGCGTCCTCGAGGCGGAGCCCACGATCGGCGGCGGGACGCGCACGGCCGCGCTCACGGAGCCGGGGTATCGCCACGACGTCTGCTCGGCGGTGCATCCCTTCGCGGTGCTGTCGCCGTTCTTCGCGACGCTCCCGCTCGCGGAGCACGGGCTCCGCTGGGCGCAGCCGCCGATCGCGGTCGCGCACCCGCTCGACGACGGCGGCGCGGGCGCGCTCTTCGCGTCGGTCGACGAGACGGCGCGCGCGCTGGGCGGCGACGGCGCGGCGTACCGCATCGTGATCCGGCCGCTCGCGCGGGACCTTCGCGCGCTCGCCGGCGACGTTCTCGCGCCGGTGTTGCACGTGCCGCGGCATCCGCTGAAGCTCGCGCGGTTCGGGCTCCGCGCCGCGCTCTCCGCGCGCATGCTCGCGCGCGGCGCCTTCGAGGGCGCGCGGGCGCGGGCCCTCTTCGCCGGGCTCGCGGCGCACTCGTTCTTGCCGCTCGACGCGCCGTTCACAGCGTCGTTTGCGCTCCTCCTCGCCGCGTCGGCGCACGCGTGCGGCTGGCCGTTCGCGCGCGGCGGCTCGCAGCGGATCGCGGAGGCGCTCGTCTCGGTGCTGCGGACGCACGGCGGCGAGGTCACCGGCGGCGTGCGCGTCCGGGACCTGGATTCGCTCGCCGCGCGCGCGGTGCTGTTCGACACGTCGCCGGCGATCCTGGAGCAGGTCGCGGCGGCGCGGCTGCCGGAGCGCTACCGCGCGCGCCTCCGCCGCTGGGAGCGCGGTCCCGGCGCCTTCAAGATCGACTATGCGCTCCGCGCGCCGGTGCCGTGGCGGGCGGAGGAGTGCCGGCGCGCGGGGACGGTGCACGTCGGCGGGACGTTCGAGGAGATCGCGGCGGCGGAGGCGGCCGTCACGCGCGGCGAGCACCCCGAGCGCCCCTTCGTCCTCGTCGCGCAGCCGAGCCTCTTCGACGACACGCGCGCCCCGCCGGAGCGGCATACGCTCTGGGCGTATTGCCATGTACCGAACGGCTCTACTTTGGATATGAGAGAGGCTATCGAAGCGCAGATAGAGCGATTCGCGCCCGGCTTCCGCGACGTCGTCCTCGCGCGCGCGGTGCTCGGGCCGCGCGAGCTCGAAGCGCATGACGCCAATTTCGCCGGCGGCGACATCAGCGGCGGGCTCGGCTCGCTCTTCTTCAGGCCCGTGCCGGCGTGCGATCCGTATTCGACGCCGGCGCGGGGTATTTATCTATGCTCCTCGTCGACGCCGCCGGGGGCAGGGGTCCACGGGATGTGTGGCTATCACGCCGCCAGGAGCGCGCTCCGGCGTGAGCTCAGGGCGCCGCCGCGAACGTGA
- a CDS encoding zinc-binding dehydrogenase, giving the protein MFVIVKRVRIRSAGGYEKLEIEEVAAREPAQGEVRIAVEAIGVNFADCIVRMGLYASAKEYVGWPITPGFEVAGRVDRVGEGVTRHRVGDRVIGLTRFDGYATSVVVPEHQAFGFPAAWSMEAAAGFAVVFFTADYALSELAHPRKGASLLVHSAAGGVGTALLQLARAYELRAIGVVGAPHKVKVAKEQGAEHVIDKSSEDLWAAAERYAPKGYDVVLDANGVETLAGSYEHLRPTGRLVVYGFHTMMRRGGPGTPSWPKLALDWLRTPRFNPLDLTNDNKSVMAFNLSYLFEERALIDEARARLMALADRGAITPPATRAFPFDAVADAHRAIESGTTTGKLVLTVGPPRADAAGDGSAPHSR; this is encoded by the coding sequence ATGTTCGTCATCGTGAAGCGCGTCCGGATCCGCTCCGCGGGGGGCTACGAGAAGCTCGAGATCGAGGAGGTCGCCGCGCGCGAGCCGGCGCAGGGCGAGGTCCGCATCGCGGTGGAGGCGATCGGCGTGAACTTCGCCGACTGCATCGTGCGGATGGGCCTCTACGCGTCGGCGAAGGAGTACGTCGGCTGGCCGATCACGCCGGGCTTCGAGGTCGCGGGGCGCGTCGATCGCGTGGGCGAGGGCGTCACGCGGCACCGCGTCGGCGATCGCGTGATCGGGCTCACGCGCTTCGACGGCTACGCGACGAGCGTGGTCGTTCCCGAGCATCAGGCGTTCGGCTTCCCCGCGGCGTGGTCGATGGAAGCGGCGGCGGGCTTCGCGGTCGTGTTCTTCACCGCGGACTACGCGCTCTCGGAGCTCGCGCACCCGCGGAAGGGCGCCTCGCTCCTCGTCCACTCCGCCGCCGGCGGCGTCGGCACCGCGCTCCTCCAGCTCGCGCGCGCGTACGAGCTCCGCGCGATCGGCGTCGTCGGCGCGCCGCACAAGGTCAAGGTCGCGAAGGAGCAGGGCGCGGAGCACGTGATCGACAAGAGTAGCGAGGACCTCTGGGCGGCGGCGGAGCGGTACGCGCCGAAGGGCTACGACGTCGTGCTCGACGCGAACGGCGTCGAGACGCTCGCAGGGAGCTACGAGCACCTCCGTCCGACCGGGCGCCTCGTCGTCTACGGGTTCCACACGATGATGCGGCGCGGCGGCCCGGGCACCCCGAGCTGGCCGAAGCTCGCGCTCGACTGGCTCCGCACGCCGCGGTTCAACCCGCTCGACCTCACGAACGACAACAAGAGCGTGATGGCGTTCAACCTGAGCTACCTGTTCGAGGAGCGCGCGCTCATCGACGAGGCGAGGGCGCGCCTGATGGCGCTCGCCGACCGCGGCGCGATCACGCCGCCCGCGACGCGCGCGTTCCCGTTCGACGCCGTCGCCGACGCGCACCGCGCGATCGAGAGCGGCACCACGACCGGCAAGCTGGTCCTCACCGTTGGCCCCCCGCGTGCAGATGCTGCAGGCGATGGGTCAGCGCCACACTCGCGGTAA
- the xth gene encoding exodeoxyribonuclease III: protein MKIATWNVNGLRARHAQLLDWIAWEKPDVLCLQEIKATHAQIPDPLTTLHEYWNYWHGGPKGYSGVSLHLRRSTFPASPAFTHPAFDNEFRIVDALVAGVRYASVYVPNGGKDFAAKMDFLRHLEQWTAARRADGETLVVCGDLNVALTEADVHPSQVKPGQIGVRPDERALLRAAIDHGLVDLLRATYPIDASVYTWWPPWRGLREKNQGWRIDFILASEALAATTTSCVVRKEVLGSDHAPVVATF, encoded by the coding sequence GTGAAGATCGCGACCTGGAACGTCAACGGCCTCCGCGCGCGCCACGCCCAGCTCCTGGACTGGATCGCGTGGGAGAAGCCCGACGTCCTTTGTCTCCAGGAGATCAAGGCCACCCACGCGCAGATCCCCGACCCGCTCACGACCCTCCACGAATATTGGAATTACTGGCACGGCGGCCCGAAGGGCTATTCGGGAGTCAGCCTCCATCTTCGCCGCTCCACCTTCCCCGCCAGCCCGGCCTTCACCCACCCCGCGTTCGACAACGAATTTCGCATCGTCGACGCCCTCGTCGCGGGCGTCCGCTACGCCTCCGTCTACGTCCCCAACGGCGGCAAGGACTTCGCGGCGAAGATGGATTTCCTCCGCCACCTCGAGCAATGGACCGCCGCCCGCCGCGCCGACGGTGAGACGCTGGTCGTCTGCGGCGACCTCAACGTCGCCCTCACGGAGGCCGACGTGCATCCAAGCCAGGTGAAGCCGGGCCAGATCGGCGTACGCCCCGACGAACGCGCGCTCCTCCGCGCCGCGATCGATCACGGCCTCGTCGACCTGCTCCGCGCCACCTACCCCATCGACGCGAGCGTCTACACGTGGTGGCCCCCGTGGCGCGGCCTCCGCGAGAAGAACCAGGGCTGGCGCATCGACTTCATCCTCGCGAGCGAGGCGCTCGCCGCCACGACGACGAGCTGCGTGGTCCGCAAGGAGGTCCTCGGCAGCGACCACGCCCCCGTCGTCGCCACGTTCTGA